Proteins encoded together in one Cyanobium sp. WAJ14-Wanaka window:
- a CDS encoding ribosome assembly cofactor RimP, with amino-acid sequence MTTPPTTELEKLALEAMAASGFVLRGIQVLSHRIPMTVQVLVQRADGGDISLDECASMSAPLGEAIEAASLLLEPYVLEISSPGVSDELQDDRDFRSFRGFPIEVEFRDAKGETVCSEGLLLERDADALHLNLRGRIKRIPRPDVISVRLVTPTT; translated from the coding sequence TTGACCACCCCGCCCACCACAGAGCTCGAAAAGCTGGCCCTGGAGGCCATGGCTGCATCGGGATTCGTGCTGCGCGGCATCCAGGTGCTCAGCCATCGCATTCCGATGACAGTGCAGGTACTGGTGCAGCGAGCCGATGGCGGCGACATCAGTCTCGACGAATGCGCCTCCATGAGTGCCCCCCTTGGTGAAGCCATCGAAGCGGCGAGCTTGCTGCTCGAGCCCTATGTTTTGGAGATCAGCAGCCCTGGCGTCAGCGACGAACTTCAGGACGATCGGGATTTTCGCAGTTTTCGCGGCTTCCCAATCGAAGTGGAATTCCGCGATGCCAAAGGCGAAACGGTCTGCAGCGAAGGGCTCCTGCTCGAGCGTGACGCCGATGCCTTGCACTTAAACCTGCGGGGCCGCATCAAGCGCATTCCGCGTCCAGATGTGATCAGTGTGCGTTTGGTAACTCCAACCACCTGA